Proteins encoded together in one Mycobacterium sp. MS1601 window:
- a CDS encoding acyl-CoA dehydrogenase family protein: protein MYGLNAEDLRIRDTAAEFAESLMPYEVEAELAGGQLPKEIAAAHHHRALELGLYATNIPAAAGGPGCTALQQVLIQEQVGRVTNGLAWVMHTPPQWWVDVATDFQREKWLAPAVRGEKHEAYAITEEFAGSDVSELRTSVRKEGDEYVVNGVKWHVTSFNLAEYLFVQGVLENGDFAGEHVLLVVDLPWPGVEVVRTPHYSHHIADEHPIVSFTEVRVPASHLVGAEGEGMTFTQDWFRFERLMVAARCVGAGQRLVDEMTAFAKDRVVGGKPLGEHQLVAGMLADSATELFAARSMLYEVARSIDAGMDRKALHGLASMAKLYCSEMAGRVADRAVQVFGGRGYMRENVAERMFRELRVERIWEGASEIQRLIVARQLLNGRFVESQRR from the coding sequence ATGTACGGACTGAACGCCGAGGATCTGCGCATCCGGGACACCGCCGCAGAGTTCGCCGAGTCGCTGATGCCCTATGAGGTGGAGGCCGAGCTCGCGGGTGGCCAACTACCCAAGGAGATCGCGGCGGCCCATCACCACAGAGCACTCGAACTCGGGCTCTACGCCACCAACATTCCCGCCGCTGCTGGCGGACCCGGATGCACTGCGCTGCAACAAGTTCTGATTCAAGAGCAGGTGGGCAGGGTGACCAACGGACTGGCCTGGGTGATGCACACTCCGCCACAGTGGTGGGTGGACGTGGCCACCGACTTCCAGCGCGAGAAGTGGTTGGCCCCCGCGGTGCGCGGCGAGAAGCACGAGGCCTATGCCATCACCGAGGAGTTCGCCGGTTCCGATGTCTCCGAGTTGCGCACCTCGGTCCGCAAGGAGGGCGACGAGTACGTGGTCAACGGCGTCAAGTGGCATGTCACGTCGTTCAATCTGGCCGAATACCTGTTTGTCCAAGGGGTGTTGGAGAACGGCGACTTCGCCGGCGAGCATGTGCTGTTGGTGGTGGATTTGCCCTGGCCGGGTGTCGAGGTGGTCCGCACTCCGCACTACAGCCACCACATCGCCGATGAGCACCCCATCGTGTCGTTCACCGAGGTCCGGGTGCCGGCGTCGCACCTGGTCGGAGCCGAGGGCGAGGGCATGACCTTCACCCAGGACTGGTTCCGCTTCGAACGCCTGATGGTGGCTGCTCGTTGTGTCGGTGCCGGGCAACGCCTGGTCGACGAGATGACGGCGTTCGCGAAAGATCGCGTGGTGGGCGGTAAGCCGCTGGGTGAGCACCAGCTGGTGGCGGGCATGCTCGCCGACAGCGCCACCGAACTGTTCGCCGCACGCAGCATGCTCTACGAGGTGGCCCGCTCCATCGACGCGGGCATGGATCGCAAAGCGCTGCACGGTCTCGCGTCCATGGCCAAGCTGTACTGCTCGGAGATGGCCGGCCGGGTGGCCGATCGCGCAGTGCAGGTGTTCGGCGGCCGCGGCTACATGCGCGAAAACGTGGCCGAGCGGATGTTCCGCGAGCTTCGCGTCGAGCGCATCTGGGAGGGTGCCAGTGAGATCCAGCGGCTGATCGTGGCCCGCCAGCTGCTCAACGGCCGGTTTGTGGAGTCTCAGCGGCGGTGA
- a CDS encoding NAD(P)/FAD-dependent oxidoreductase has protein sequence MTSADVVVVGGGTVGSWTAVLLADSGVKNVTLLESSTLGDGASSRAAGMVRAQGGTETAIRLGMRSQDFYRASGDRFPVDCGFVAQGYLMPCFSDAEVAQAQARIDLQHRLGLDVQWLDSDDLDARDTGLAPGVTMGASYAPGDGYIDAPRNVLAYTAALTAHRVDVRERCAFTGLRTSGGQVVGVDTSEGPIDTERVVLTGGPQLADVGAAAGGRVHAGGTRHQVVVTAPLPAGNVHQLPMVFDVVSGIYWRPGEFGGLLWGMSNPDEAPGLATEFDWTYYAKAYSRMEELYPAVRGLGLRRTWAATIDYTPDHLPILGPLLTEDGPVEGTVVASAAGHGMMWGPAVAEAAADLTTTGGCTWLDLTDLGLDRFDADGRSRVEPEPISLPFPETVTQERVSS, from the coding sequence ATGACCAGTGCTGACGTAGTGGTGGTCGGCGGTGGCACCGTCGGTTCGTGGACGGCGGTGCTACTGGCCGACAGTGGCGTGAAAAACGTGACCCTGCTGGAATCGTCGACGCTGGGAGACGGTGCCAGCAGCCGAGCCGCGGGCATGGTGCGGGCCCAGGGCGGCACCGAGACCGCCATCAGGCTCGGCATGCGATCCCAGGATTTCTACCGGGCCAGCGGTGACCGCTTCCCGGTGGACTGCGGCTTCGTCGCCCAGGGCTATCTGATGCCGTGCTTCAGCGATGCCGAGGTGGCGCAGGCGCAGGCGCGCATCGACTTACAGCACCGGCTGGGCCTGGATGTGCAGTGGTTGGACTCCGATGATCTCGACGCTCGGGACACCGGGTTGGCCCCTGGTGTGACGATGGGCGCCTCCTACGCACCGGGCGACGGCTACATCGATGCACCGCGCAATGTCCTGGCCTATACCGCCGCGCTCACGGCGCACCGTGTTGATGTGCGCGAGCGGTGCGCGTTCACCGGGCTGCGCACCAGCGGGGGACAGGTGGTGGGGGTGGACACCTCCGAGGGCCCCATCGATACCGAACGCGTGGTGCTCACCGGTGGTCCGCAGCTGGCCGACGTCGGTGCGGCTGCCGGCGGGCGCGTGCATGCAGGCGGCACCCGTCACCAGGTGGTGGTCACCGCACCGCTGCCCGCGGGCAACGTCCATCAGCTGCCTATGGTCTTCGATGTGGTGTCCGGAATCTATTGGCGACCAGGTGAATTCGGTGGTCTGCTGTGGGGGATGAGCAATCCCGATGAGGCGCCTGGCCTGGCAACGGAGTTCGACTGGACGTACTACGCGAAGGCGTACAGTCGCATGGAGGAGCTGTATCCGGCGGTGCGGGGCCTCGGTCTGCGTCGCACGTGGGCGGCCACCATCGACTACACGCCCGATCATCTGCCGATCCTCGGCCCGCTGCTCACCGAGGACGGGCCTGTCGAGGGCACCGTGGTGGCAAGCGCGGCCGGGCACGGCATGATGTGGGGTCCGGCCGTCGCCGAAGCGGCCGCCGACCTCACCACCACCGGCGGATGCACCTGGTTGGACCTGACCGACCTGGGACTCGACCGCTTCGATGCCGACGGACGCAGCCGGGTCGAGCCTGAGCCGATCTCTCTTCCGTTCCCGGAAACTGTTACCCAAGAAAGGGTCTCGTCGTGA
- a CDS encoding cupin domain-containing protein, whose product MTQADLTPILAGAAGADLEDWGPLAEATGDPMATYGVEVWVDGDLSAGIWECEPGPSHWTLETNEVIYLVAGSMTVTPDGGSPKTVRTGDVAVFPKGWTGTWEIHDTVRKVYSIF is encoded by the coding sequence GTGACACAAGCAGATCTGACGCCCATCCTGGCCGGTGCTGCCGGCGCCGATCTCGAGGACTGGGGACCGTTGGCCGAGGCCACCGGAGACCCGATGGCCACCTATGGAGTCGAGGTGTGGGTCGACGGTGATCTGTCTGCCGGTATCTGGGAATGCGAACCGGGACCGTCACATTGGACGCTGGAGACCAACGAGGTCATCTATCTGGTGGCCGGTTCCATGACCGTCACACCGGACGGTGGGTCGCCGAAGACGGTGCGCACCGGCGATGTCGCGGTGTTTCCCAAGGGGTGGACGGGCACCTGGGAGATCCACGACACCGTCCGCAAGGTCTACTCGATCTTCTGA